Proteins encoded within one genomic window of Camelina sativa cultivar DH55 chromosome 19, Cs, whole genome shotgun sequence:
- the LOC104766717 gene encoding probable fucosyltransferase 4 isoform X2, producing the protein MYHKFQISGEVIKASGLKTKILITVFVFSCLLILSVMLLSFSNNFNNQLLDPSINDEFETSGDKLIGGLLTADFDEGSCLSRYHKTFWYRKPSPYKPSEYLVPKLRSYEKLHKRCGPGTKAYKKATKNLSHDNKNYANESVGECRYVVWIADYGLGNRMLTLASVFLYALLTDRIILIDNRKDLGDLLCEPFPGTSWLLPLDFPLMKYTYRYNKEYSRCYGTMSEKRAINSTSIPPHLYLHILHDSRDSDKMFFCQKDQDLINKVPWLIVRANVYFVPSLWFNPTFQTELTKLFPQKETVFHHLARYLFHPTNQVWSIVTRYYHAHLSKAEERLGIQIRVFRDQGGYYQNVMDQIVSCTQREKLLPELPTQEEAKVNISNIPKRKAVLVTSLSPEYSKKLKNMFSERSNLTGEIIKVYQPSGERYQQTDSKIHDQKALAEMYLLSLTDNIVTSARSTFGYVAYSLGGLKPWLLYMPNDRTVPDPPCVRSTSMEPCFLTPPSHGCEAEWGTDSGKIVPYVRHCEDIYGLKVYDEL; encoded by the exons ATGTATCACAAGTTTCAGATCTCCGGCGAAGTTATTAAGGCTTCGGGGTTGAAGACGAAAATTCTGATAACAGTCTTCGTCTTTAGTTGCTTACTAATTCTGTCTGTAATGTTACTATCATTCTCAAACAATTTCAATAATCAACTTCTTGATCCTTCAATCAACG ACGAATTCGAAACATCAGGGGACAAACTGATAGGAGGGCTATTAACCGCTGATTTCGATGAAGGTTCTTGCTTGAGTAGGTACCATAAAACTTTCTGGTATCGCAAGCCTTCTCCATACAAGCCTTCTGAATATTTGGTCCCTAAGCTTAGAAGTTACGAGAAGCTTCACAAACGTTGCGGTCCTGGCACAAAAGCTTACAAGAAAGCAACAAAGAACCTTAGTCACGATAATAAAAACTACGCAAACGAATCAGTTGGTGAATGCAGATACGTTGTTTGGATAGCTGATTACGGGCTTGGAAACAGAATGCTTACTCTTGCTTCTGTCTTCCTCTACGCTCTCTTGACAGATAGAATCATTCTTATTGACAACCGCAAGGATCTTGGTGATCTTTTATGCGAGCCATTTCCAGGTACTTCATGGTTGCTTCCTCTTGACTTTCCATTGATGAAATATACTTATCGCTACAACAAGGAATACTCTCGTTGTTATGGAACTATGTCGGAAAAACGTGCCATCAACTCTACTTCAATCCCGCCGCATCTATACCTCCATATCCTCCATGATTCAAGGGATAGTGATAAGATGTTCTTCTGCCAAAAGGATCAAGATTTGATCAACAAAGTCCCTTGGTTGATTGTTAGAGCCAATGTTTACTTTGTTCCATCTTTATGGTTTAATCCGACTTTCCAAACCGAACTAACTAAGCTGTTTCCGCAGAAAGAAACCGTCTTTCACCATTTGGCTCGGTATCTTTTTCACCCGACAAATCAAGTTTGGAGTATCGTAACTAGGTACTACCATGCTCACTTATCCAAAGCAGAGGAAAGACTCGGGATTCAAATACGAGTTTTTCGGGATCAAGGTGGATACTACCAGAACGTCATGGACCAGATCGTATCTTGCAcacaaagagagaaacttttGCCTGAACTGCCTAcgcaagaagaagcaaaagtcAATATATCGAACATCCCAAAACGTAAAGCTGTTCTTGTCACATCTTTGTCTCCTGAGTActctaaaaaactaaaaaacatgtTTTCGGAGCGATCAAATTTGACAGGAGAGATTATTAAAGTTTATCAGCCAAGTGGAGAAAGATATCAACAAACGGACTCGAAGATCCACGACCAAAAGGCGCTTGCTGAGATGTATCTTTTGAGCTTAACCGATAACATTGTTACAAGCGCAAG GTCTACATTTGGATATGTTGCTTATAGTCTTGGAGGATTAAAGCCATGGTTACTTTATATGCCAAATGATCGCACAGTTCCTGATCCGCCTTGTGTTCGATCCACGTCGATGGAGCCTTGTTTCCTTACTCCTCCGTCTCATGGATGTGAAGCCGAGTGGGGAACTGACTCGGGAAAAATTGTTCCTTATGTTAGGCATTGTGAGGATATATACGGGCTTAAGGTTTATGATGAATTATAG
- the LOC104766717 gene encoding probable fucosyltransferase 4 isoform X1: protein MYHKFQISGEVIKASGLKTKILITVFVFSCLLILSVMLLSFSNNFNNQLLDPSINDEFETSGDKLIGGLLTADFDEGSCLSRYHKTFWYRKPSPYKPSEYLVPKLRSYEKLHKRCGPGTKAYKKATKNLSHDNKNYANESVGECRYVVWIADYGLGNRMLTLASVFLYALLTDRIILIDNRKDLGDLLCEPFPGTSWLLPLDFPLMKYTYRYNKEYSRCYGTMSEKRAINSTSIPPHLYLHILHDSRDSDKMFFCQKDQDLINKVPWLIVRANVYFVPSLWFNPTFQTELTKLFPQKETVFHHLARYLFHPTNQVWSIVTRYYHAHLSKAEERLGIQIRVFRDQGGYYQNVMDQIVSCTQREKLLPELPTQEEAKVNISNIPKRKAVLVTSLSPEYSKKLKNMFSERSNLTGEIIKVYQPSGERYQQTDSKIHDQKALAEMYLLSLTDNIVTSARSTFGYVAYSLGGLKPWLLYMPNDRTVPDPPCVRSTSMEPCFLTPPSHGCEAEWGTDSGKIVPYVRHCEDIYGLKVYDEL from the exons ATGTATCACAAGTTTCAGATCTCCGGCGAAGTTATTAAGGCTTCGGGGTTGAAGACGAAAATTCTGATAACAGTCTTCGTCTTTAGTTGCTTACTAATTCTGTCTGTAATGTTACTATCATTCTCAAACAATTTCAATAATCAACTTCTTGATCCTTCAATCAACG ACGAATTCGAAACATCAGGGGACAAACTGATAGGAGGGCTATTAACCGCTGATTTCGATGAAGGTTCTTGCTTGAGTAGGTACCATAAAACTTTCTGGTATCGCAAGCCTTCTCCATACAAGCCTTCTGAATATTTGGTCCCTAAGCTTAGAAGTTACGAGAAGCTTCACAAACGTTGCGGTCCTGGCACAAAAGCTTACAAGAAAGCAACAAAGAACCTTAGTCACGATAATAAAAACTACGCAAACGAATCAGTTGGTGAATGCAGATACGTTGTTTGGATAGCTGATTACGGGCTTGGAAACAGAATGCTTACTCTTGCTTCTGTCTTCCTCTACGCTCTCTTGACAGATAGAATCATTCTTATTGACAACCGCAAGGATCTTGGTGATCTTTTATGCGAGCCATTTCCAGGTACTTCATGGTTGCTTCCTCTTGACTTTCCATTGATGAAATATACTTATCGCTACAACAAGGAATACTCTCGTTGTTATGGAACTATGTCGGAAAAACGTGCCATCAACTCTACTTCAATCCCGCCGCATCTATACCTCCATATCCTCCATGATTCAAGGGATAGTGATAAGATGTTCTTCTGCCAAAAGGATCAAGATTTGATCAACAAAGTCCCTTGGTTGATTGTTAGAGCCAATGTTTACTTTGTTCCATCTTTATGGTTTAATCCGACTTTCCAAACCGAACTAACTAAGCTGTTTCCGCAGAAAGAAACCGTCTTTCACCATTTGGCTCGGTATCTTTTTCACCCGACAAATCAAGTTTGGAGTATCGTAACTAGGTACTACCATGCTCACTTATCCAAAGCAGAGGAAAGACTCGGGATTCAAATACGAGTTTTTCGGGATCAAGGTGGATACTACCAGAACGTCATGGACCAGATCGTATCTTGCAcacaaagagagaaacttttGCCTGAACTGCCTAcgcaagaagaagcaaaagtcAATATATCGAACATCCCAAAACGTAAAGCTGTTCTTGTCACATCTTTGTCTCCTGAGTActctaaaaaactaaaaaacatgtTTTCGGAGCGATCAAATTTGACAGGAGAGATTATTAAAGTTTATCAGCCAAGTGGAGAAAGATATCAACAAACGGACTCGAAGATCCACGACCAAAAG GCGCTTGCTGAGATGTATCTTTTGAGCTTAACCGATAACATTGTTACAAGCGCAAGGTCTACATTTGGATATGTTGCTTATAGTCTTGGAGGATTAAAGCCATGGTTACTTTATATGCCAAATGATCGCACAGTTCCTGATCCGCCTTGTGTTCGATCCACGTCGATGGAGCCTTGTTTCCTTACTCCTCCGTCTCATGGATGTGAAGCCGAGTGGGGAACTGACTCGGGAAAAATTGTTCCTTATGTTAGGCATTGTGAGGATATATACGGGCTTAAGGTTTATGATGAATTATAG